ATCTTCCACCTCAAATGTCCCGAGGCGTTTGTAGATTGCGTGTAATATTTCATCGCCTTGGTAACCGCTTCCCCTTCCATCAAAGCTGGCGACGATGATTCCAAGCGAGCTGGAGAGGTACGTGCCCCAGTTCAGCTTGAACTGATAGTTCACACTCTGACTGCAGGGGCCACCATAACTGCAAGGGACAGAGCCGCCAAACGGTATCAAATTGGAACAAATATTCTGGTTTTAATGGAATTAAACTCTTAAGTGTTGACTTACACATCAATGAAAAGAGGATATTTTTTGGACTTCTGGAAATTTGGTGGCAACATCATTTCATACCAAAGATCTGTTGATTTAAAGAGATTGAAAAAAAAATGCATATGGTTGAAGGCAGATTTTCTGGGGTTTCTATTGGTAAAAAAAATAACCCAAATTATTTAGAAATatcaaataaaatacatttaaataaatatgTTATTTAAATGAATTTGACTGTTCCCATTTGTGTTCATCTGCTTTGAATTTGCACATCAAACATAATCTGTGATTCTgcaacatttaaaacaaaatccaaaattCAGTTTgaaagtgtaaaaaaaacaaccttcTGGATCAAATACTCTAAAAATATCATTCTTAATTGAAGCTGGAGAGAGTTATGtgtttttaaaattaattttgtTTTGAAGGGGTAGACGTGTGTGTAGTCTGGACAGTTTAAATAGCAAACgtatttattttaacatttttaaacagtgttttATGGTGAACATCATGTCTGCAGCCTTTCTAGGAAGCGTGATTAATGAGTCTCACCAAATCCTGCAACCTTTAAGGTGCCGTACTTCATTGTTGGCATTTGAACTTCGGAGAGCATGTTTTCCAAATCCTTGTTGTCTTCCAGAATCTGTAACTCTGACAAGTAAAAACAGACATTTACGTCTGATGTTTTTATTCATCACAGTTCACGCGAAGCTTTGTCAGTTTGACGCAAAACAAACCTCTGATACTAACTCTCTGTGACTAACATattaataaaacagaaaattTGAAAAAAGTACCTGCACCTGAGCCCCTGTTGTCCATGAGTGTGTAAAGGGGCAATCCAGGCcctattgcaaaaaaaaaaaaaaaaatccaaacattTCAAACTTTTGAGGTGGCGTTCCCAGATGATGCCTACATGAATGAGTTATTGCTTGTGAACATGAGGAAGGGTAACAGACCGTAGCAGTCCATTCGGTAGAACGAAGCATCAACGCTTAAGTAAGCTGAATTGTACTGACACCTGTCCTCATGCAAGTCACAGGTGAGACACTGCGGGGCTGAGGAGCTGCCCCCAATCATAACCCTATatggaaaataataaaacatctcATAATAATAGGATTCAAGGATTTAAATGAGCTCCGAACATGATGTTACTGACCATTTTTGGGTGCTTCAGTATGGATACTGCTTACCTGTAAAGATTTCTTTTTACAGGTACTCCCTTGTACTGGTTACTCACAAAATATCTGTAGAAAAGCATAAGTcatctttaaatgttttgtgaCTTTTTACATTTGATGTTTCCTCTCATTAACGAAGGCTTTTATCACTTACATGGCGTCCTTTGTTAGTTTTGATATGTAAATAACTTCCCACTCTCCAGAGCTAATCGGTGTTGCTACGCCCTTAacagaagaaattcactcatcaaaAGATTTCACCACACAAAGTGTGAAGGAATCCTTTAAAGATGCTATTGCAATATAATGAAGCACTCACATTTTTCACAAGGTGAATGTGTTTGTAGCCCTTAGAATCGCTCATGATTTTGTAGAAACTGAGGTTATCTTCAGCAAAGAAAAGAGGCAGGGGCGTATACTGTGGAAATAATACATGTGTGTCATGAACAAGATAAAAACGATCAGGAATCACATTTTATTTGTGGAAACTTACATGACCGATCCAGCCTGTCTTGCTTGTTTGCTCAAATGTCTACAAGTGAAAATATTCACTTAGCATCTAATGAATTCAGACGATCTCCTCAAAGATCTCATTTAAACAGAAACGAGAGACGCGTCATCTACCTGTTTTTCTTTCCAACTGCCTCCATCGAAGTCATAGATCTGTACCACAAGGTGATTTTGTTTTCGCGTGAGCCACTGAACAGCGACACGTTCATCTGACGCCCAGGTCACTGAGCACAAAATGTGGTCACTGAGTAAAGACAACAGAAAGTGACAGGCCTAGTCAGATCAGTGAGACACAGCAGGTATGTCTGCTTTAAATATGTAATAAAGGAGGCTAAAACGATGAACAGACCCCGAGGCAATGGATGCAGGAGGGAACACTTGAGCACGGACGGATGGGTTAGATGTATCAACCACAACCAGTTTTACCTTGGTAATTTTTGATCCAGCCTAATCCAAAGACAAATATAACACTTTATTAAAAGATACTGATAGGGTCAAAAAACAAtacaacaacctcagtttggagaaagagAGATTAGTTTTAAATggactgacaagctaacagctagtattGCTGGATTTTAGACAAAATCCAACTTCAAAAACTCCTACAGTCCGGATCACACAGCAGGAGTTTTAAAGCGTTTGCTGAATTTCAAAGCACGAGAGACCACAcatgtggtgataaaacatcatagTTATAGcagttttggtcctacagtgtgtggtgtgcagcaactTGGAAAATACACCAATCATTTTCACTCACAGACATAATCTTAGAAGATAAAACTTGACTTTAACATAAACAAATATGGCAGACAAGGAGTGTGCTGCATGCTTGTTTCTGATTGGCTAgatgtcacattcaacaggcagtatgtttgtttttctctgaaaatcagaccaagacaatccaacatgtttgaaaaCCTGGATTTATGATCGGTGTGGTCCCGACATCCTTCCACATGAACTACAGCACTCGTTACAAAAGGTAAGATTATCTGATAAGACTATCTTAAGAGCCGTTACTGTCATCATACGTATCCTTCAGATTATCAAAAGGATAGGCATGATTATTCTGCTGTGAGAACAAGACTTTAAACAAATACATCTAGTCAAACTTATCAGCAGCAAAAACTTTTGTTCCGCAGGTTGGTCTAGCAACGCTCACTTGCAAGTTTACCATTGGTCGGAACAGCTTTAGGTcaggccaatcacaacgctctattGAGAGACGTTGGGTGGACTTAGCATCAGAGCTGCAGCAAAGAAAATCTACAAAGAGGGTGTTGGCTCAGGGGAGGCGCTTGTTTGAAACATAGACATGGATACTTAGATGCATTGCTGCCATAATGGGTGGGTTCCTCACTTTTTAATCCCAACTGGATTCaacgcagagtgagcaactaagaTCTGCAACTAGTGAAAACacatcacgtgggattactattgaatTTTCTAgtctacctgttgggattttacattttattaatttattttattttattgtatctATATTTGAACTATTGTACTATACCACACGTCTGAATTTGGGACAAAGCAAAATGaatgtgttattttattttattttttagttaTATTTTTAGTTACAATACTTTTTtagtttaatacttttttttataaaactattttttagtttagttttttagttataatacttagtcctggcagaagaaatggctctggtgctgatattgaccttggcccacTGACACCttatgaaaagaaaatggtcagtaatttggggattaaaatcgactcatcacttaatcttgacactcatgtaaatacagtggtgaggtcctgtttctttaacctgaaaagactatccaggatcaggcctctgctgtccagagctcatctggagtctgtgttgcatgccttcgtcctgtcccggctggactactgcaacgctttgtatgctggtctggcccagtgcacggttgcacggctccagtttgtgcagaactctgtggtTAGGTTtctgacaggcactagatgtcgagagcacattaccccagtgctggttgctctgcactggctcccggtaaaatatcaagctcagtttaaaatcttaactctcgtttataaggccctccagggcagtgccccctcgtacattactgcgcttttgaacaggtatgctccatctcggtctcttcgctcagccgagcaggaacttctggtggtcccccagtcgaaatttcgatcgaggggttgtcgtgctttttctattttggctccaactctgtggaacgaattgccactgagcattaggcaggcaccatcccttcaagtctttaagtctcgtttaaagactcatttttatctgattgcgttttagcgctagggtcatttgaattgccctaacgttatggttttaactattcttctttttaacccagatgcttgattttattttgtccgacattagtttttttatcgattagtcttattccaatatctcttatctgtaatagtgtttgcttgatattttatgattttatgtttttatcctgcttttatgcccatgtactgggaatgtttttcttttaatgatgttgttcagcaccttgggcttcggataatgttgtagaaggtgctatacaaataaaatttgattgattgattgatttttttctaGTTCGGTAAAGTccatcctcagtagaaataaatgcactgggggcgaatggagacccatccaagatggcggctgaCCAAtatggcagctccaataggcagcagcAGTCCACGTCACGTCTACGTATACGATGTCTGTGATTTGACACAGCTTTGTTATCAACTTTGGACAAGttagatttgggcttttctttgagacatgagaagATTAAGGTTCCCTAATCCTTAATTCTGAAAAAGGATGAATTTGCTTTGTCTTCTTAAACGTCTGGTTCCCGTATCAATGTATACGCCACATTGTTCATTTCTCTGATTGGTGCTAGTATGTTCCGATTATGTGCAGAAATATAGGTGCTATCTTATTTATGAGATAGCAATTTTTCCTCTTATTATTGCATTATTTTTGGAGGGTTTGGCCCCACAAGCTGTTAAAATGCCAATCTTTACATAACAAAACTATAATTCTCCAAACcgaggttgttcaaagagctatcTACCATCACTAAATTATTAAAAGTTGACATAATTTCCAAAACCCAACTTCTTAATAGTTGTTCTACATGCCAGACGTAACTGCAAAATGTAACTGACCATATCTAAACGTTTTACACATTTTATGATCCAACCTTTGCGTATGGAACCTCCACGGTTTGAGGATACGGCTCTGATCCATACCAAATGTATTCCACTTTATGCACTTCTGTATCATTAAATTCTGCGTAGGCCAGGAATTTTCCCGTTTTAGACCACCAAATTGCCCCAGCTGATGCAAACACTTCCTCTAGAAGTTGAAGAAAAACAAATTCCTATTAACCAACTTCCGTGTCATAAACACAGACGCACAGCTTGCCTCACCCACCTTCATACACCCAGTCAGGGATGCCGTTCAGAATCTCATTCATTTTCCCATTTCGTGTGATCTGAACAACTTGAGCATCGACACTGGACTTGAAATAAACATTGAAGTCTGAGACGTAGGCCTGCAAGACGATGTGTGAATGTAACAAATATAAAATGTGATATTTATTGTATCAGAAGATGGAGATGCAGCATTGTTGAAATAAACCATAGATTCCACAGAAAAACATGATTTAGACTCACAAACTGGCTTCCTGTTGGTCCAAAGGTAAAGTACTGCACAGCAGGTGGAAGGCTGACTGATGTCACAAAAGTTCTGCGATTAAATCAGAAaagaattaaccctttgatgcataatggtcactacagtggacaggtactcaaattgttatttatttgtttttgctattaatcacagctgttgaagactttattgcatttgagcccctccatttgtacttcagtaagccaagccaccatatttcatgttcagaatgcacgctgtccactgaggtggacatgtaataaatcatttgtaaattataaaattgtacaaaaaataattgttgaaatttgtttcattcacacctaaagacgaatgaaaaaaaatgttaaaaaaaatcatggttgaagatttcataattcatgcatcagagggttaaaggtgAGGGTTGTTTTCTGCTTCGTGATAGTGACCCTGCACGAAACACAGTAGTTAGACACAACAaaggtaaaaacacacacacaaaaactatgaactgattaaaaatgcagttttttacagttttgcaacaaAAAGGGATGTTTTGAAAATTAATTATGCAAACAGTAACCCAGTTAGAGTCATGTTCTGTGCCCCTTTTGTCCCCAGCGccctcctggtttccctcatgttctctATTCTCCCCACCTTTTGGTTTAGTGTTTCAGTTCTCCTGTctccttaagtgtgtgtgtgtgtgtgtttcctttccCCACTTAGataatttattttcttctttttagatCGCCCTGTGTCCTTGTTTCTATGATGGTTTTAGTTTAGTTGGTTACCTTTGGTTTTCAGGATTATATTTGTTTTTccccctgcttatttctgctcctccttagttcattgttttcacctgtgcccaattcccacgcacctgcccctcgtctcctatcacccagcgTCTGTATATAAACCCTgcctgtgtctctctgtgttgtcGGTCCGTTGATGTTTGTTAGCATTGTTTTGTCTCCCCTCTTGGTCTCAAGTTCTCTGCTCATAAAGTGAGCTCTTGGTTTTGTCTTTGCAGTGTTTTGTTAATAGGTTTTGGCTTTCTGCCCTTTTGGATTTACATTTGGATTTTGTCACCCTAAATAAAGAGTTTTACTTTTATCACCACTCCTGCCTTGtcgtcctgggttctgcatctttGGTCCAACCCT
This sequence is a window from Nothobranchius furzeri strain GRZ-AD chromosome 14, NfurGRZ-RIMD1, whole genome shotgun sequence. Protein-coding genes within it:
- the fap gene encoding dipeptidyl peptidase 4, whose product is MGRQTACCALAGKSHFPNLSTVSFALLESCADLEESSARLEGQVTDKQKEVGPAARSSTRCCRVQHKVSDLLTENVHPAAISPRRLLRSFKRPRLPSASSSFIIIIIMGCNRLVWGLVGAAVVITLITVPAVYYSKSGASKRPFTLQDYFNTTIRKRSYNLHWISDVEYLHKTSDGHIYLHNAETKVESLYLSNSTFAKVDATDYWLSSDFNYVAFESNYTKNWRHSYTASYSIYDREKSTFVTSVSLPPAVQYFTFGPTGSQFAYVSDFNVYFKSSVDAQVVQITRNGKMNEILNGIPDWVYEEEVFASAGAIWWSKTGKFLAYAEFNDTEVHKVEYIWYGSEPYPQTVEVPYAKAGSKITKVKLVVVDTSNPSVRAQVFPPASIASGDHILCSVTWASDERVAVQWLTRKQNHLVVQIYDFDGGSWKEKQTFEQTSKTGWIGHYTPLPLFFAEDNLSFYKIMSDSKGYKHIHLVKNGVATPISSGEWEVIYISKLTKDAIYFVSNQYKGVPVKRNLYRVMIGGSSSAPQCLTCDLHEDRCQYNSAYLSVDASFYRMDCYGPGLPLYTLMDNRGSGAELQILEDNKDLENMLSEVQMPTMKYGTLKVAGFDLWYEMMLPPNFQKSKKYPLFIDVYGGPCSQSVNYQFKLNWGTYLSSSLGIIVASFDGRGSGYQGDEILHAIYKRLGTFEVEDQIAAVRKFIDMGFIDKDRIAIWGWSYGGYVSSMALGAGTGLFKCGIAVAPVANWEYYDAIYTERYMGRPTENSDAYKNSTVTSRAKNFKKVSYLLVHGTADDNVHFQQAAQISKALVDEQVDFEAMWYTDKDHSLGGSAYPHLYTLMSNFLQKCLLNPK